The following DNA comes from Cellulophaga sp. HaHa_2_95.
ATCACGCTTTACACGGTCTTTGAGCATTTTGGTTCTACCCGTTATGGCATTAATTATCGGGTTTACAGGTATTAAACCACCACCTGTGGTAGCTTCATTAAGTTTACGCTCACCCTGTGTTTTTTTCTTCACGTATGCATTGGGCAATCCTAAGGTAGCAGCAACGACTACCGGTTCACTACGCATATCTTGAGCTAGGTTACCTGTCAAATTATAAGGCATGACTACTACCTCCTTCAATTCATTTAATGCAGGATCAAGGGTGATATAAATAGTTTTGCTGGTGAGAATCTCTGCGGTAACAATAATTTCTTTTCGTTGAAACTGAATAGCCGAAAAGACTAGAGTATCTTTTAAGCTTGCTGAAATTTTAAAAAATCCGTCAATATCGGTAATCGCTGCTTTTTTGGTAGAAACATTCAGCACATGCGTTGCGGCAACATCGCCATCAGCACTAGAAACTTTCCCTTCTATCTCTTTTGAAAAAACACCTTGTGCTTGCCCGTAAAAACTAGCTACAAAGCATATAAAAACAAGGGTATGTTTTAAATTTCTAATCAAAAGCTTAGGAATAAAAATTAATTAAAATTTATCATGAAATAAGGATCAATCTAAATCGTAGTTCTTTCGGTAAGCAACGCTTTTCTGTAGCATAAACTCCCAAATACTTAAGTTATCTTTCTCATCAAGTGCTGCAAATGAGGAATCTACCTCGCAGAAATACATAAAGTCATTAATCTTATCTGCAGGTATTTTCAATTGCTTTACATAGAGAGAATCATGGTAGGCTTTTCGGATAAACTCTGTACGCGAATATTTTGCTTCGCGGTCACTAATTAGACGCAGCCTTTTAGTTTCACCCGTCAAAGCATTAAGTGCATTTAGTAAAGGTCCTCCTGATCTTGCAGAAAAAGCTTTGCGCTCCGCTTGGCTCATTTTCTTTACAAAAGCATTAGGCAATCCTAAACTTGCTGCCGTCAAGGGCGGGTCAATTTCAATCCTATTCATATCTCTACCCAACTCACCGCTTAAATTAAAGGGCATAACAACCACTTCATCTAAGGCATTTAAAGAGGGCTCTAAATTAATATATAACGATTTACTGGTCAGCAGTTCTTTAGTCATAACCAGCTCTTTACGCTGAAATTGCACTGCCGAAAATACTAGTGTATCATTTAAACCTGCCGTAATGGTAAAAAAACCATCGATATCTGTAATTGCTGCTTTTTGTAGACTAATATTTAATACATGTGTAGCAGCCACGTCTCCATCTGCACTAGATACCCTACCTGCTATTTCTTTAGAACTAGTATCCTGTGCTTGCAAACTTGCAGCACAGATAAAAAAGCAGGCGCTATAGAGACTAGTTTTAATCATCTAGTCCTTCGCGAAAATCTTTACTTGCATTCACTAGGAAATCAATCAGCTCAAACTCATTGGTTTTTTTAAGTAGCGATTGTTCTGGCAAACGCGTATCACAATAGTATAAAAACTGCGTAATTTTATCTTGTGGTAATTGCAAATCGGACACAAAGAACTGATCATCATACACTTGACGCAGTACATCACTCACTTTTAATCTAGGCGCAGCTTCTGTAGTGGTACCATCTTCATTTTTAATTCCCTTTTTGATGGCTTTAAAAATGTTTACAAAATTGATTCCATTTTGCATACCACGCTCTTGATCAGACATGGCTATATTTTCTACTCTTGAAGTTTCATCTATACCATACTCGTATTTTTTAAACTCTTCATTCTTTACAATAAGAAATGCTTCTTGGTTTTCAGGACCTACTACGACCTCATCAAGTTCTGTTACTTTTTCATTTACCTCAACAACAAGTCTATTATTGGCGATAATTTCAGGAGTAATAATAACGCGTTTCATTTGGTAATTCAATGCTGTAAAAACAAGCTCATCGCCTACTTTAACATTTATACCAAATTCGCCATCCGTATTCGTAATTACTCCTAATTCGGTATTTACATTTATAACATTTTCATTTTGCACGTTACTATTGCGATACATTACTTTACCTCGCAAAAAGGTACGATCTTGGTCTTGCGCAAAACTTTGCGCTATTGAGAAAGTAAGTAAGCATATAAAAAGTATAATTTTTTTCATAAGGTTCTTTTATCTAAGAAATACGTAGTGTTAAAAACCTTACTCGTTTTCCAATATTGAACAAGGGTCGTATCATTATAAGTTAAAGTTAAGTATAAAGGAAATATAAGTTGCCCTCAAAAAAAAATAATGCACCATTAAACTTTTGTTAATTTAGCAGATCAAAAAATACTACAAATTGAAAAATTTACTACTTGCTAGCACGTCTACGCTTCACGGAGAACCATATTTGGCTTATCTTTTAGAAACCTTACAAGACTTTTATAAAAAGGTAACCACAGTTACCTTTATTCCCTACGCTAGACCAGGAGGCATTACACATGACGCATATACGGCTTTAGCTGCAAAAGCATTTGCTACGATAAATAAAAAAGTGGTGGGCTTGCACACCTACAAAGATCCCTTGAAAGGCATCCAAGAGGCAGAGGCTTTCTTTACAGGAGGTGGCAACACCTTTCTACTCGTGCAACAATTGCATGAACTCGGATTAATGAACCCGTTGAAAAACAAAATTTTGACAGGGGCACCGTATTTTGGCACCAGTGCAGGAAGCAATATTGCGGGTGTAAATATGCAAACCACCAACGATATGCCTATTGTATATCCTCCTAGTTTTGAAACATTAGGTCTAGTACCTTTTAATATCAATGCACATTATTTAGATCCAGACCCTACCAGTACTCATAATGGCGAAACTAGAGCCACTAGAATTAGGGAATTTCATTGCTTTAATACCACTCCCGTAGTAGGATTGCGCGAAGGAAGTTTCATTCATATTCAAGACAAAAATACTACACTTAAAGGAGCGTTCAAAGCGAGAATTTTCGAACAAAATAAAGCTCCGTATGAGGGAATAAACCTACACTTTTAATCATATTAACACAATAAAAACCTTGGTCATTTATAGAGCTATTCCTTAACTTTCAATCAGTTAAACTAGAGCAATTGCATTTCATCCCAAAAAAGTGGTGAAATCTTTATATAATTGTAGTTTTATCAAAATAACCCCTATTAAGTTCTTACACTTATGCGCAATTTTTATTTCAAAACAGTTGTAATTATAGCATTTCTATTTCTTGGATCAGGACAGCTTCAGGCCCAAGTAAAAATAGGAAACAACCCTCAAACCATAAACTCATCCTCCTTATTGGAACTAGAAAGTATTGACAAGGCTTTTGTTGTTTCTAGAGTTACCAATGCTCAAATGAATGCCATTACCCCTTTAGAAGGTGCCATGGTTTACAATACTGAGGAACAATGTATCCATTATTATGATGGCTTGCAGTGGATTAATATTTGTGAAGCATTTGGTGATACCTTAACGTTTACTAGTGAGGCATTAGAAAATCCTAATAATTTTGAATCCGTAAGTATCACTAAGACGACAGATACAAATTATAATTTTGAAGTAGGTTTATTAAATGCTTCCAACATTCAAGATGGCACCATCAGCACTACAAAATTAGTAGACGGCGCAGTTACGTTGAATAAGGTAGCTGATAATGCTGTAAACAACAGTAAAATTCAGAATGGAACGATACAACCTGGAAAGATGGCGGCTGGCTTACCTAATACCATTCTGCAAACTAACGCGAGTTCTTTCGTTGAATGGGCTCCTTTAAATGTAGATAATGTTACGGGAAAAGACCTTACGGCCGGAGATACTTCTGTTGTAGTTACTAACGGTCTTGGTGCTACACTCGTAGAATCTAATGTGCGCGTAGCAGATGCGGGAATCACCAATATTAAACTTGGTCCCGATGCTGTAACTACTGATAAGATCTTAAATGAAACCATACTTTCTGAAGATATTTTAGATGGCACTATAGCTGAAGTAGATGTGGCAGACGATGCCATTACGAATGCAAAACTTGCAGACGATGCGGTAAATACTTTAGAACTTACAGATGATGCCGTAACTACAGATAAGATAGGAACCGCAGGATCTACAGACGCCAATAGAATTTTAGGAACTGATATAAATGGAGACCCTGCATGGCAAGATGCCGCAGCCATAGCTACTAGCTTAGGTGAAGATGTTACCTCTACAAACGGTTCTATTACCGGTACTGCTACTGGTGCTGCTTTGGTCGCTATGGATTTAGAGATAAAAGCAGATGACCTTACTATAGAAGCAAATCCTGATAATGTTACTGGAATTCAAGTAAAAGATGACGGAATTACAAGTGCCAAAATTTTAGATGAAACTATCGGTTCTGAAGATATTTTAGACGGCAGCATTGCAAACGCAGATCTTTTAGATAGAACGATTACGCCTACCAAGTTAGCCGACGGTACAACAGCTGGTGAAATATTAAGATATGACGGTACGGACTGGGTGCTTGCCGACCAATCTACATTAGCAATAACAGAAGTGGATGGTATTATAGGTAACGAAGTTACTGGTGCTACAAACCCTACACTAACACTTAGTGGCGCAGGAACTAACATAGACCCTTTAACCTTAGCTGTCTCTGCCGATGGTATTACAGAAAATGAATTAGCGGATAATGCTGTGACTGAAGCTAAAATAAACCCTAGTACAACAGATGGGCAAATTTTAACCACAGTAGCAGGCTCAACGGTTTGGGCAACCCAAGCTTCTGAATTACCTACATTAACAGATGCACAAATTATTATATCTGATGGTACAGATGCAAATGCAAGAACCCTTGGCGGTGATGCCACTTTAGCAAATGACGGGACTCTTACGATTGCCGATGATGCTATTACTACAGTTAAAATTCTAGACGCTAATGTAACAGATGATAAATTGGATAAAGGAAATATATCTTTAACTGGTTTTGCTGTTCCAACGACTGACCTTTCTGTTGGAAGCGTTAAAATAACAGATGTGGCTGACCCGACTTTAGACCAAGATGCAGCAACTAAAATATATGTAGATACTCAAATTACGGGTTCTAATGCATTAGCTGATGCCAATATATTTATTGGCGATGCTGCTAACACAGCCCAAGCAAATACCCTTGGCGGTGATGCTACTTTAGCGAATGATGGGACACTTACTATTGCTGATGACGCCATTACAACAGTTAAAATTTTAGACGCCAACGTAACAGATGACAAACTAGATAAAGGAAATATATCTTTAACTGGTTTTGCTGTTCCAACGGCCGACCTTTCTGTTGGGAGCGTTAAAATAACAGATGTTGCTGACCCAACTTTAGACCAAGATGCAGCAACTAAAATATATGTAGATACTCAAATTACGGGTTCTAATGCATTAGCTGATGCCAATATATTTATTGGTGATGCTGCTAACACAGCCCAAGCAAATACCCTTGGCGGTGATGCTACTTTAGCGAATGATGGGACACTTACTATTGCTGATGACGCCATTACAACAGTTAAAATTTTAGACGCCAACGTAACAGATGACAAACTAGATAAAGGAAATATATCTTTAACTGGTTTTGCTGTTCCAACGGCCGACCTTTCTGTTGGAAGCGTTAAAATAACAGATGTGGCTGACCCAACTTTAGACCAAGATGCGGCAACTAAAAGATATGTAGATACTCAAATTACAGGTTCCAATGTCTTAGCTGATGCCACTATATTTATTGGTGATGCTGCTAACACAGCCCAAGCAATTACCCTTGGCGGTGATGCTACTTTAGCGAATGATGGGACACTTACTATTGCTGATGACGCCATTACAACAGTTAAAATTGCTAACAATACAGTTACTTCTGCTAAAATAATTGATGCTGCTGTTTCTTCTAATAAAATTTTAGACGGTACTATTGTTAATGCTGATGTAAATGCAGGAGCTGCGATAGCTGGCTCAAAAATTAACCCAGTATTTACAGATGCCATCTCTACAACAGGAACATTAACCACAGCAGGTACGGCAACTATTGGTGCAAATACAATTACCAGTGTAGACGGTACCGCTGGACAAATATTAACAACAGATGGCGCAGGTGTTGCTACTTGGGCAGATGCAGCTGTAAATAACTTAAGCTCTAGTAATTTAGTTCAAACCGCTAGTGAAGACAGAACCTACGATTTAAATGGCTCTGATTTATTCTTCATAGGCACAGGTAGTGTGGCAATTGGGCCAGATGCTCCTGGAACAAACAAACTGAGAGTTGATGGAACCACTAGAACTTCAGGCTTAAACAATTCACCGGGAACTACAGGCCAACCTTCATACAGATTCACAGATGATTCGGACACAGGTATGTACCGTGACGCCGCTGACCAATTAGCTTTGGGAACAGGTGGTACCGAAGCACTTAGAATAATAGCGAATCAGAATGTAGGTATTGGTACGGCTACTCCTAATGAAAGTTTACACGTTGCAAACAACATGCAATTAGACGGCAGCTTTAAAGATAAAGATGGCGATACAGGAACTAACGGTCAAGTATTAACCTCTACCGCAACAGGAACAGATTGGCAAACAGTGCCAACTATTGCAGCAATTGGGATGGTGAACAGAACTGCAAATCCTGCAATTACGTCGCAACCTTTTAAACTAAGTGGCGCTACGGTAACCTTAATTTCAATTGGTGTTTATGAGATTGCTTTCAACTCAGCTAGACCAGATGAATTTTATAATATTCAATTAACACTATTAGGAAGTGGAGGCAATACCATCAGGGTAAGAGCCACCAATTCTGATCCAATTACTGGAGATTTACCTAATATAGATAGGTTTTTTGTTGAAACATTTGACAGTGCTGGAAATCCTGCAAATGCAGCTTTTCATTTCACTGTAACAGACTTTTAATATGAAGTACTTACACTACATCCTATTCTTATTTGTTGGTCTGGCAAGTCATGCACAAACGGCATTAAACCATACCGGTGGCATGCAATTGCATGATGGCGCCGAAGTGGGTTTCCATACCAACTTTATCAATAATGCGCCCTTTGATCAAAACTTAGGTTTGGTAGGTTTTTACGGTTCCCGTTTTTTAAATATCCAAGGAACAGTTTCTCCGATCTTTTATGACTTTGAAATATTTGCAAGCAGTGGCGTTACCTTAAATATTGCAGCCAACGCCACCAACAACGTAAATTTTGTTGCTGGTGATATCATGACTCAAAAATCATTAGAAGATATCTATTTTGGACTCTTAGACAATGCCATGCACAATGGCGAGAGCAATATGTCTAAAATAAACGGGTATGCTTTAATCACGAATCAACAAACCTATCAGTTTCCTATTGGAGACGAGTTTCAATTGCGTCCATTAATTTTAAATAGCAATAGCGTAAACTTAACCGCAAAATGCGCATACTTTTTTGAGAACCCGAATGCACCCTTATCGTTCACACAAACGTTTGACACAGGTGATAAAGACCGACAATTAAGCTTAATTAATACGCAAGAATTTTGGCGTTTAGAAAGTAGCGTCCCTTCTACGGTTACCATTTCTTGGAATAGCAGAAGTGCCATAAACACCTTAACAGAAGTTATTGAGAACTTATTGGTTGTAGGCTGGAACAAAGCTGAAGAAAAATGGGATATTCTCGGCAATACTGTAGTAAGTGGTGATAGTGAAAATGGAATTATTACCTCTGAAGAATTTCTACCGGATGACTATGAGATTATTACTATTGGTAGTTTATTAGTACCACAAGATCGCTTGACTATTGATAATTTCTATCTATCCCCCAATGGCGATGGTATTAATGATGTACTA
Coding sequences within:
- a CDS encoding gliding motility-associated C-terminal domain-containing protein encodes the protein MKYLHYILFLFVGLASHAQTALNHTGGMQLHDGAEVGFHTNFINNAPFDQNLGLVGFYGSRFLNIQGTVSPIFYDFEIFASSGVTLNIAANATNNVNFVAGDIMTQKSLEDIYFGLLDNAMHNGESNMSKINGYALITNQQTYQFPIGDEFQLRPLILNSNSVNLTAKCAYFFENPNAPLSFTQTFDTGDKDRQLSLINTQEFWRLESSVPSTVTISWNSRSAINTLTEVIENLLVVGWNKAEEKWDILGNTVVSGDSENGIITSEEFLPDDYEIITIGSLLVPQDRLTIDNFYLSPNGDGINDVLVIEELELSSQNELKLYDRNGLLVFRQENYTNEFAGISNIDNNVIQRDAGLPSGIYFYIVNMYDLGYEFQGFLYLAQPTY
- the pepE gene encoding dipeptidase PepE; this encodes MKNLLLASTSTLHGEPYLAYLLETLQDFYKKVTTVTFIPYARPGGITHDAYTALAAKAFATINKKVVGLHTYKDPLKGIQEAEAFFTGGGNTFLLVQQLHELGLMNPLKNKILTGAPYFGTSAGSNIAGVNMQTTNDMPIVYPPSFETLGLVPFNINAHYLDPDPTSTHNGETRATRIREFHCFNTTPVVGLREGSFIHIQDKNTTLKGAFKARIFEQNKAPYEGINLHF
- a CDS encoding carboxypeptidase-like regulatory domain-containing protein, whose amino-acid sequence is MIRNLKHTLVFICFVASFYGQAQGVFSKEIEGKVSSADGDVAATHVLNVSTKKAAITDIDGFFKISASLKDTLVFSAIQFQRKEIIVTAEILTSKTIYITLDPALNELKEVVVMPYNLTGNLAQDMRSEPVVVAATLGLPNAYVKKKTQGERKLNEATTGGGLIPVNPIINAITGRTKMLKDRVKRDEKYARTERVRAFYADTLYVTELKIPALKIDDFLYFCEVDDSFSSIVDTHDKIRIWEFLRKKSKVYRENNSLETP
- a CDS encoding carboxypeptidase-like regulatory domain-containing protein is translated as MKKIILFICLLTFSIAQSFAQDQDRTFLRGKVMYRNSNVQNENVINVNTELGVITNTDGEFGINVKVGDELVFTALNYQMKRVIITPEIIANNRLVVEVNEKVTELDEVVVGPENQEAFLIVKNEEFKKYEYGIDETSRVENIAMSDQERGMQNGINFVNIFKAIKKGIKNEDGTTTEAAPRLKVSDVLRQVYDDQFFVSDLQLPQDKITQFLYYCDTRLPEQSLLKKTNEFELIDFLVNASKDFREGLDD
- a CDS encoding carboxypeptidase-like regulatory domain-containing protein, with product MIKTSLYSACFFICAASLQAQDTSSKEIAGRVSSADGDVAATHVLNISLQKAAITDIDGFFTITAGLNDTLVFSAVQFQRKELVMTKELLTSKSLYINLEPSLNALDEVVVMPFNLSGELGRDMNRIEIDPPLTAASLGLPNAFVKKMSQAERKAFSARSGGPLLNALNALTGETKRLRLISDREAKYSRTEFIRKAYHDSLYVKQLKIPADKINDFMYFCEVDSSFAALDEKDNLSIWEFMLQKSVAYRKNYDLD